One genomic segment of Occultella kanbiaonis includes these proteins:
- a CDS encoding NUDIX hydrolase, with amino-acid sequence MPIPDFVTDLRRHVGTELLWLSGVSAVVFDDADRVLLGRRSDTGRWAVISGILDPGEQPALAALREVAEETGVSARVEALTSVRTGAAVTYPNGDRAQYLDLTFWCRHTGGEARVADDESLEVGWFAVDALPEPLADSTGQRLADTLAFRADPSAGPAFER; translated from the coding sequence ATGCCGATCCCCGACTTCGTCACGGACCTACGACGGCACGTCGGTACCGAGCTCCTCTGGCTCTCCGGGGTGAGCGCGGTGGTGTTCGACGACGCCGACCGGGTCCTGCTCGGGCGCCGTAGCGACACCGGCCGGTGGGCCGTGATCAGCGGCATCCTCGACCCCGGCGAGCAGCCCGCGCTCGCCGCACTGCGCGAGGTCGCCGAGGAGACCGGCGTGAGCGCGCGGGTGGAGGCGTTGACGTCGGTACGCACCGGCGCCGCGGTCACCTACCCGAACGGTGATCGTGCGCAGTACCTGGACCTGACGTTCTGGTGCCGGCACACGGGTGGCGAGGCCCGCGTCGCCGACGACGAGTCGCTCGAGGTCGGGTGGTTCGCCGTGGACGCGCTGCCCGAGCCGCTTGCCGACTCCACCGGGCAGCGCCTCGCGGACACGCTCGCCTTCCGGGCCGACCCGTCGGCCGGACCCGCCTTCGAGCGGTGA
- a CDS encoding metallophosphoesterase — protein sequence MRRAVGIGALGAAAGLGWALLEAQAYTLRRVTASVLPAGAPDVRVLHISDLHLLPSQRRKVEWLRTLADLRPDLVVNTGDNLAHRNSMPAVLEALAPLLEVPGAFVMGSNDYYEPVLRNPARYLRDDSRSPDAPVAPPLPARALGQAFSAAGWADLTNTRAQVEAGGVTFSFVGVDDPHLERDRYPAADAGDPGGTMTGEPDGGGPVLRVGVTHAPYVRILDAMHADGCSLILAGHTHGGQLCVPGYGALVTNCDLDRGRASGLHGWPGVRPDVDGGASGSSWLHVSAGLGTSPFTPVRFACRPEATLLTLTAAR from the coding sequence GTGCGCCGCGCCGTCGGGATCGGTGCCCTCGGTGCCGCTGCGGGACTCGGCTGGGCCCTCCTGGAGGCCCAGGCCTACACGCTGCGCCGGGTCACCGCGAGCGTCCTGCCGGCCGGGGCGCCGGACGTGCGGGTGCTGCACATCTCCGACCTGCACCTGCTCCCGAGCCAACGGCGCAAGGTGGAGTGGCTACGCACCCTCGCGGACCTGCGCCCGGACCTGGTCGTCAACACCGGCGACAACCTGGCCCACCGGAACTCGATGCCCGCGGTGCTGGAGGCCCTGGCACCACTGCTCGAGGTGCCCGGTGCCTTCGTGATGGGATCAAACGACTACTACGAACCGGTGCTGCGCAACCCGGCCCGGTATCTGCGTGACGACTCCCGGAGCCCGGACGCGCCCGTGGCGCCGCCGCTTCCCGCCCGGGCGCTCGGCCAGGCGTTCTCCGCGGCGGGCTGGGCGGACCTGACCAACACCCGCGCGCAGGTCGAGGCGGGCGGCGTGACGTTCTCGTTCGTCGGCGTGGACGACCCGCACCTCGAGCGCGACCGCTACCCCGCTGCCGACGCCGGCGACCCGGGCGGAACCATGACGGGCGAGCCCGACGGCGGTGGACCCGTCCTGCGCGTGGGCGTCACCCACGCCCCCTACGTGCGGATCCTCGACGCGATGCACGCGGACGGCTGCAGCCTGATCCTCGCGGGCCACACCCACGGCGGGCAGCTGTGCGTGCCCGGCTACGGCGCGCTCGTCACGAACTGCGACCTCGACCGTGGTCGCGCCAGCGGGCTGCACGGCTGGCCGGGCGTGCGCCCGGACGTCGACGGCGGCGCCTCCGGATCCTCCTGGCTGCACGTGAGCGCGGGGCTGGGCACGTCCCCATTCACCCCGGTCCGGTTCGCGTGCCGCCCCGAGGCGACGCTGCTCACGCTGACCGCAGCACGCTGA
- a CDS encoding uracil-xanthine permease family protein, which produces MQGWTLYRDGRTIRPGEVVGPGQRLSWPRTIGIGAQHVVAMFGATFLVPLITGFPPSTTLFFSAIGTFGFLLITGNRLPSYLGSSFAFIAPIGAVMGTHGMSTALGGILVVGVLLALVGVVVHVAGAHWIDVVMPPVVTGTIVALIGFNLAPAAWGNVSAAPVTAIVTIAAIVLITVLFRGILGRLAVLLGVLVGYAVAAWRGEIDFTKVGEADWVGLPQFTTPTFDLATLGLFIPVVLVLIAENIGHVKSVAAMTGDNYDAITGRALIADGVATTLAGAGGGSGTTTYAENIGVMAATRVYSTAAYATAATFALVLSLSPKFGEVINTVPAGVLGGAATVLYGMIGVLGARIWVQAKVDFSDPVNLTTAGIALIVGIANYTWVAGDLTFEGIALGTASALLVYHVMRAISRWRGTAVEPVRAGTPVDGD; this is translated from the coding sequence GTGCAGGGCTGGACGTTGTATCGAGACGGCAGGACGATCCGACCGGGTGAGGTGGTCGGCCCGGGGCAGCGGCTGTCCTGGCCGCGCACGATCGGCATCGGCGCTCAGCACGTGGTCGCGATGTTCGGCGCGACGTTCCTGGTGCCGCTGATCACCGGGTTCCCACCCTCGACGACCCTGTTCTTCTCCGCGATTGGGACGTTCGGGTTCCTGCTGATCACCGGCAACCGGCTGCCGAGCTACCTCGGCTCCAGTTTCGCGTTCATCGCGCCGATCGGCGCCGTGATGGGCACGCACGGCATGTCGACGGCGTTGGGCGGCATCCTCGTGGTCGGCGTGCTGCTCGCGCTGGTCGGCGTCGTGGTGCACGTGGCCGGGGCGCACTGGATCGACGTCGTGATGCCACCGGTCGTGACGGGCACGATCGTCGCCCTGATCGGCTTCAACCTCGCCCCGGCGGCCTGGGGCAACGTCTCCGCGGCACCGGTGACCGCGATCGTCACGATCGCCGCGATCGTGTTGATCACGGTGCTGTTCCGGGGCATCCTCGGCCGGCTCGCGGTCCTGCTCGGGGTGCTCGTGGGATACGCCGTGGCCGCGTGGCGGGGCGAGATCGACTTCACGAAGGTGGGGGAGGCGGACTGGGTGGGGCTGCCGCAGTTCACCACGCCGACGTTCGACCTCGCGACGCTGGGCCTGTTCATCCCGGTGGTCCTGGTGCTGATCGCCGAGAACATCGGGCACGTGAAGTCGGTCGCCGCGATGACCGGTGACAACTACGACGCGATCACCGGGCGGGCGCTGATCGCCGACGGCGTCGCGACCACCCTTGCCGGGGCCGGCGGCGGCTCGGGGACGACGACCTACGCCGAGAACATCGGCGTGATGGCCGCCACCCGGGTGTACTCCACCGCGGCCTACGCGACCGCCGCGACCTTCGCGCTGGTGCTGAGCCTGTCCCCGAAGTTCGGCGAGGTCATCAACACGGTGCCGGCTGGCGTCCTCGGCGGCGCGGCTACCGTGCTCTACGGGATGATCGGCGTGCTCGGTGCCCGCATCTGGGTCCAGGCCAAGGTCGACTTCTCCGATCCGGTGAACCTGACCACCGCCGGCATCGCGCTCATCGTCGGCATCGCGAACTACACCTGGGTGGCCGGTGACCTCACGTTCGAGGGCATAGCCCTCGGCACCGCCTCCGCGCTGCTCGTCTACCACGTGATGCGTGCCATCTCCCGGTGGCGGGGCACCGCGGTCGAGCCGGTGCGTGCGGGTACGCCTGTCGACGGCGACTGA
- a CDS encoding penicillin-binding protein: MAPPSRSTSRAVNAAQLVSLFLAFLLVAGVGGVLSAGFMMPFVTAVGATTDASTRLFDELPTELGTEELSEQTVMNASDGTRLATFFLENRIVVPLSEINPYMGAAVIAVEDQRYYEHGGVDPEGLIRAAVQTLTGSGLQGGSTLTQQYVKNVLIEAGRNANDPDAIEAARESTIGRKLREAKLAIALEQVRTKDEILEGYLNIAQFGPSQYGVEAAAQYFFSVSAAELTLGQSAMLARITQNPAKWNPRNNPEVAEAGRNTVLGLMLAQGKITQEEHDAAVAQPIADMLNGSDTPVGCSNAGTAAYFCDYVKAEILNNPVFGETQAERYQLLVRGGLTINTTINLTMQAQAYASLTDAIPVDDPSGVSTAVSTVQPGTGQILAMAQNTLYGKPAEGASRTTEVNFNADTRYGGSSGFQTGSTFKAFVLTQWLIDGHSLNDSVDGSQGQTFPRNSWNTCLPEYASTYEPKNLEGIGTGRMTVLSATEESVNTAFVNMANQMNLCDLANTAQAMGVHHATLPVGGTFDNGFELQVVPSMALGVNELAPLTMAAAFATYASGGVYCEPIAILSIQNSDGEELPVPPQTCSQALQPNIANAMNYALGQVVADGTGRPSRLPDRPSAGKTGTANDDSAAWFVGYVPQLASAVWVGFSEGTESMQNITINGRYYQYVYGGAMSAPIWQNYMSQAVQGLPVAGFAEAGDREIYGERRPVPNVGGRSVADATSILEGAGFTVRTGATENHDTVPAGSVIGTNPGAGSLVTPGSGVTIVISGGPAPAPPATPEPPGDTGGGEGGGGPGNGGGNGGGNGGGNGGGNGGGNGGGDD, from the coding sequence ATGGCACCTCCTTCCCGGTCGACTTCGCGCGCCGTCAACGCGGCACAACTGGTCTCCCTGTTTCTCGCGTTCCTTCTGGTCGCGGGCGTCGGTGGCGTCCTCTCGGCCGGTTTCATGATGCCCTTCGTGACGGCCGTCGGCGCGACCACGGACGCCTCCACCCGGCTGTTCGACGAGCTGCCGACGGAGTTGGGCACGGAGGAGCTGTCCGAGCAGACGGTCATGAACGCCTCGGACGGGACCCGGCTCGCGACGTTCTTCCTCGAGAACCGGATCGTGGTGCCGCTGTCCGAGATCAACCCGTATATGGGTGCGGCCGTGATCGCGGTCGAGGACCAGCGCTACTACGAGCACGGCGGCGTGGACCCGGAGGGTCTGATCCGGGCCGCGGTGCAGACCCTGACCGGCTCCGGGCTCCAGGGTGGCTCGACGTTGACCCAGCAGTACGTGAAGAACGTGCTCATCGAGGCCGGCCGGAACGCGAACGACCCCGATGCGATCGAGGCCGCGCGGGAGAGCACCATCGGCCGCAAGCTCCGCGAGGCCAAGCTGGCGATCGCGCTGGAGCAGGTCCGCACGAAGGACGAGATTCTCGAGGGCTACCTCAACATCGCGCAGTTCGGCCCGTCCCAGTACGGGGTCGAGGCCGCCGCGCAGTACTTCTTCTCGGTCAGCGCCGCCGAACTCACCCTCGGCCAGTCCGCGATGCTCGCCCGGATCACGCAGAACCCGGCGAAGTGGAACCCGCGCAACAACCCGGAGGTCGCGGAGGCCGGCCGTAACACCGTGCTCGGGCTGATGCTCGCGCAGGGGAAGATCACCCAGGAGGAGCACGACGCCGCCGTGGCGCAGCCGATCGCGGACATGCTGAACGGCTCGGACACCCCGGTGGGCTGCTCGAACGCCGGCACCGCCGCGTACTTCTGCGACTACGTGAAGGCCGAGATCCTGAACAATCCGGTCTTCGGTGAGACCCAGGCCGAGCGGTACCAGCTGCTGGTGCGCGGCGGGCTGACCATCAACACCACGATCAACCTCACCATGCAGGCCCAGGCCTACGCCTCGCTCACCGACGCGATCCCCGTCGATGACCCCTCCGGCGTCTCGACCGCCGTCTCGACGGTCCAGCCCGGCACCGGGCAGATCCTCGCGATGGCGCAGAACACCCTGTACGGCAAACCCGCCGAGGGAGCCTCCAGAACCACCGAGGTGAACTTCAATGCCGACACCAGATACGGCGGCTCCAGCGGGTTCCAGACCGGGTCGACGTTCAAGGCGTTCGTGCTGACGCAATGGCTCATCGACGGACACTCCCTCAACGACTCGGTGGACGGTTCGCAGGGACAGACGTTCCCCCGCAACTCCTGGAACACGTGCCTGCCCGAGTACGCGAGCACCTACGAGCCGAAGAACCTCGAAGGCATCGGCACCGGCCGGATGACCGTGCTCTCAGCCACCGAGGAGTCCGTGAACACCGCGTTCGTGAACATGGCGAACCAGATGAACCTGTGCGATCTCGCGAACACCGCGCAGGCGATGGGCGTGCACCACGCGACCCTTCCTGTCGGTGGCACCTTCGACAACGGCTTCGAGCTGCAGGTGGTTCCCTCGATGGCGCTCGGCGTGAACGAGCTCGCGCCGCTGACGATGGCCGCGGCTTTCGCGACGTACGCCTCCGGCGGCGTGTACTGCGAGCCGATCGCGATCCTGTCCATCCAGAACTCGGACGGCGAGGAGCTCCCGGTCCCGCCGCAGACCTGCTCGCAGGCACTCCAGCCGAACATCGCGAACGCCATGAACTACGCGCTCGGACAGGTCGTCGCGGACGGCACCGGGCGGCCGAGCCGGCTTCCGGACCGCCCCTCCGCCGGTAAGACCGGAACGGCGAACGACGACTCCGCGGCCTGGTTCGTCGGGTACGTGCCCCAGCTCGCGTCGGCCGTGTGGGTCGGCTTCTCCGAGGGCACCGAGTCGATGCAGAACATCACCATCAACGGCCGCTACTACCAGTACGTCTACGGTGGCGCGATGTCCGCGCCCATCTGGCAGAACTACATGAGCCAGGCCGTTCAGGGGCTGCCCGTGGCAGGCTTCGCCGAGGCCGGCGACCGGGAGATCTACGGTGAACGCCGTCCCGTGCCGAACGTGGGCGGGCGTTCCGTGGCCGACGCCACGTCGATCCTGGAGGGTGCCGGCTTCACCGTCCGCACCGGTGCCACCGAGAACCACGACACCGTGCCGGCGGGGTCCGTGATCGGCACGAACCCGGGAGCCGGCAGCCTGGTCACCCCGGGCAGCGGTGTCACGATCGTGATCAGCGGGGGTCCTGCACCGGCGCCGCCCGCAACTCCCGAACCACCGGGTGACACCGGCGGCGGCGAGGGCGGCGGCGGCCCGGGCAATGGCGGCGGTAACGGTGGTGGCAATGGTGGTGGCAATGGTGGTGGCAATGGTGGCGGCAACGGTGGCGGCGATGACTGA